From the Cryptomeria japonica chromosome 2, Sugi_1.0, whole genome shotgun sequence genome, one window contains:
- the LOC131046174 gene encoding F-box/kelch-repeat protein At1g55270-like, which translates to MNIIPGLLEDLGLQYLVKVPYKFHNHLRAVCKSWNAILSSPNFYKERERHNECEEGIAYFHRPGRPTRWEVIIYYPHGMWWEILPRIPKEFILNWKLFHDECNFVYVRSKYHLVAMGLLSKGDRRPTVLMFDFLSRTWRRGLDMPFRLWNHGCAVSPSSPQGLIYITTLRYYNNGIIPDLLHPYVFNVEENKWDFLPPMNPDWHNNNCFGEFVDDKFYLLPTHRRSVHIYDPHSQVWKTINTHNNSWALAEELVSAFGRLYCFGREQTVREFDFANNSFTTVGQYPAQIYVIQCAVLCRDYIFVSAMEVVNSKDVYYRFNPLEREEEKRLTQIEMPAEFPGGILSLATAVQI; encoded by the coding sequence ATGAATATTATTCCAGGTCTTCTAGAAGATTTGGGACTACAATACCTTGTAAAAGTTCCATACAAATTTCACAACCACCTCAGGGCCGTGTGCAAGAGCTGGAACGCCATACTAAGCAGTCCCAACTTCTATAAAGAGCGAGAGCGCCATAATGAATGCGAGGAAGGAATAGCTTATTTTCACCGACCAGGAAGACCAACTCGTTGGGAAGTAATTATTTACTATCCGCATGGGATGTGGTGGGAAATATTGCCCCGAATCCCCAAAGAGTTTATTTTAAATTGGAAACTCTTTCATGATGAGTGTAACTTTGTATACGTTAGATCTAAATATCATCTGGTTGCTATGGGCCTTCTCAGCAAGGGTGACCGCAGACCAActgttttgatgtttgatttttTATCTCGGACTTGGCGGCGGGGCCTCGACATGCCTTTCCGACTTTGGAACCATGGATGCGCAGTGTCACCATCATCTCCTCAAGGTCTTATCTATATTACCACTCTTAGGTACTATAATAATGGTATCATTCCTGACCTACTCCACCCTTATGTTTTCAATGTAGAGGAAAACAAGTGGGACTTTTTGCCTCCCATGAATCCAGATTGGCATAATAATAACTGTTTTGGTGAGTTTGTTGACGACAAGTTTTATCTACTCCCCACTCACAGGCGCAGCGTACATATTTATGATCCTCACTCACAAGTATGGAAGACAATAAATACACACAATAACAGCTGGGCACTTGCTGAAGAGCTTGTATCTGCTTTTGGGAGGTTGTATTGTTTTGGGCGTGAACAGACCGTGAGAGAATTCGATTTTGCCAACAACTCATTTACTACAGTCGGACAATATCCTGCCCAGATTTATGTAATTCAATGTGCCGTACTGTGccgtgattatatttttgtaagtGCCATGGAGGTCGTTAACAGTAAAGATGTTTATTATCGTTTTAATCCACTGGAGAGGGAAGAAGAAAAAAGATTGACTCAAATCGAGATGCCAGCAGAGTTTCCAGGAGGAATATTGTCATTGGCTACTGCTGTGCAAATTTGA